A portion of the Paenibacillus hamazuiensis genome contains these proteins:
- a CDS encoding sensor histidine kinase: MRSSIFTNMVIALLLLLTPIIILYAYSNQTSSRVLTEEIVKAKRTQVETFVGQLGQMFAQFDSYQKMLYESTEVRNLAYPDLLGDDLLRFRTLKTVSEEINRLAGYGRWKGVIAVVYPKTGMVIKSNSSLGAVPSVLPDKDGFWNYRTKANEGAYFIETISSPAKTAKGEEVDLTVVAKVDEGEIKSDLSDIKGKGLEDPFLYKPGYSPIYNYTANQALIREILPELKLIEHADSYKPLLIRMKNGTYQVHMEMIQPLGWYLVDYVPIGKIMAPIKRNQMTFYIISGMMLFMACILGFILYRSIRIPFRKLMQGMNFIEKGIYTSRMKDPPKGEFRYLYDRFNSMAAKIEELIEDVLKEQIRTKEAKVKQLQSQINPHFLYNTLAYIKSMVELGEKEAAVSMTMSLSKYYRYTTKTSRSLATLKEEMELVVNYLDIHRMLTDDFEYEIDIEPSMLEMDIPRLSLQPLVENVIVHAFRKPVQFGIVRIRGSVKFGTARIAVEDNGPGIAPVQMEAMLAKIRNTASGEIDSGLQNVHQRLTLLYGEGAGLTLSMSEWGGLCTELSWLVQE; the protein is encoded by the coding sequence ATGCGATCGAGCATTTTTACGAACATGGTTATCGCCTTGTTGCTGTTGCTGACCCCGATTATTATCCTGTACGCCTATTCCAACCAAACAAGCTCGCGCGTGCTGACCGAGGAAATCGTGAAGGCGAAGCGTACGCAGGTCGAAACCTTCGTCGGACAGCTCGGACAAATGTTCGCTCAATTCGACTCTTATCAAAAAATGCTTTATGAAAGCACGGAAGTCCGAAATTTAGCTTATCCCGACCTTCTGGGCGACGATCTGCTTCGTTTTCGCACTTTGAAAACGGTGTCCGAAGAAATTAACCGACTGGCGGGATACGGAAGGTGGAAAGGGGTTATCGCCGTCGTTTATCCGAAGACAGGGATGGTCATCAAGAGCAATTCCAGCCTGGGCGCCGTGCCTTCCGTGCTGCCGGATAAAGACGGGTTCTGGAACTACCGGACGAAAGCAAACGAAGGAGCCTATTTCATTGAAACGATATCCAGCCCGGCCAAAACAGCCAAAGGGGAAGAGGTTGACTTAACGGTCGTAGCGAAAGTGGACGAGGGGGAAATCAAAAGCGATTTATCCGATATCAAGGGCAAAGGGCTGGAAGATCCTTTTCTGTACAAGCCGGGTTATTCACCTATCTACAACTACACGGCTAATCAAGCTTTAATTCGGGAGATACTGCCCGAACTGAAACTCATCGAGCATGCCGACAGCTATAAGCCGCTTCTGATTCGCATGAAGAATGGCACGTACCAGGTTCATATGGAGATGATTCAACCGCTGGGCTGGTATTTGGTGGACTACGTACCGATCGGCAAAATCATGGCGCCCATCAAGCGAAACCAGATGACGTTCTACATCATCAGCGGGATGATGCTCTTCATGGCCTGCATCCTGGGTTTTATTCTTTACCGAAGCATCCGCATTCCGTTCCGCAAGCTGATGCAGGGCATGAACTTTATCGAGAAGGGCATTTACACGAGCCGGATGAAAGATCCTCCGAAAGGGGAATTCCGTTATTTGTATGACCGCTTCAACTCCATGGCCGCCAAGATCGAAGAACTGATCGAGGACGTGTTGAAGGAGCAAATCCGGACGAAGGAAGCGAAAGTTAAACAGCTGCAGTCGCAAATCAATCCGCACTTCCTCTACAACACACTGGCGTATATTAAGAGCATGGTGGAACTGGGCGAGAAGGAAGCGGCCGTTTCCATGACGATGAGCTTGAGCAAGTATTATCGCTATACGACCAAGACTAGCCGCAGTTTAGCTACGCTTAAGGAAGAAATGGAGCTGGTCGTCAATTATTTGGACATCCATCGGATGCTGACAGACGATTTTGAGTACGAAATCGATATCGAACCGTCCATGCTGGAAATGGACATTCCTCGGCTGTCGCTGCAGCCGCTCGTCGAGAACGTGATTGTACACGCTTTCCGAAAGCCGGTCCAATTCGGGATCGTCCGTATCCGGGGGAGCGTGAAGTTCGGCACCGCGCGGATAGCGGTCGAGGACAACGGACCGGGCATCGCGCCGGTGCAAATGGAAGCGATGCTGGCTAAGATTCGCAACACGGCGAGCGGCGAAATCGACTCGGGTTTGCAGAATGTGCATCAAAGGTTAACGCTGCTATACGGCGAGGGGGCGGGATTAACGCTCAGCATGTCGGAGTGGGGCGGATTGTGCACGGAATTGAGTTGGCTTGTTCAAGAATGA
- a CDS encoding response regulator, with protein MYEILIVDDHTHLVDSLANGLPWKQMGISAVHKAYSGEEALELLQYHAVDLIVTDIRMAGMSGLELVSVVKDKWVKIKSVILTGHDEFHYAQEAIRQGISNYLLKPVSYEELESAIRALIGDLQREGELLVNQQKLSYLFRESLPKLRESLLRELLGGKMPPLSMLRDKLELYELSFYERYPVLMLCMRIEEDFAGTDLYSVSLLEYALTNIADEIFSPRFHIWHCKDDYNYVVFLVRPKHPSETSGKEWMEEAERLARLVQHQIKQFLKIKVSVVMSNWSSFPDEVPAVYHNLLSVFTDYIGFQTESFFHDLQERSVEAIRPLSVLYVAPTFMQLLEVENWSAAEEKIRKVFEELARRENKTKEHVFEAYITILQAFSYYVHKKGKRFYDIFGREAEKMLKLDAGWSIEPLREWSLQSLQQLKTYSGSMSDRFRNDLIKQVIRFVNEQVKDVTLQSVADHVHLHPVYVSNLFKSETGDNFSNYVLRVRMDKALQLLKQKDLKINQIAQEVGYQKPQYFIKLFKNHYGMTPQEYKNGL; from the coding sequence ATGTACGAAATTTTGATCGTGGACGATCATACGCATTTGGTGGATAGTTTGGCGAACGGACTTCCATGGAAACAAATGGGGATTTCTGCCGTGCATAAAGCGTATTCCGGAGAAGAGGCTCTGGAGCTGCTGCAGTATCACGCTGTCGATCTGATTGTTACCGACATTCGGATGGCGGGCATGAGCGGGCTGGAGCTTGTTTCGGTGGTGAAGGATAAATGGGTCAAAATCAAGTCGGTCATCTTGACCGGTCACGACGAGTTCCATTATGCGCAAGAAGCGATTCGCCAGGGCATCAGCAATTATTTGCTAAAGCCAGTATCCTATGAAGAGCTGGAGAGCGCGATTCGCGCTCTGATCGGCGATCTGCAAAGAGAAGGAGAATTGCTGGTCAATCAGCAGAAGCTGTCGTATTTGTTTCGGGAAAGCCTGCCCAAGCTGCGGGAGTCGCTGCTGCGCGAGCTGCTCGGCGGCAAAATGCCGCCGTTATCCATGCTTCGCGACAAGCTGGAGCTGTACGAGCTGTCGTTTTATGAGCGGTATCCGGTTCTTATGCTGTGCATGCGCATTGAGGAGGATTTTGCCGGAACGGATCTCTATAGCGTGTCGCTGCTTGAATATGCATTGACGAATATCGCAGACGAGATTTTCTCCCCCCGATTTCATATTTGGCATTGCAAGGACGACTATAACTATGTGGTCTTTCTTGTTCGTCCGAAGCACCCGTCCGAAACTTCCGGGAAGGAATGGATGGAGGAAGCGGAAAGGCTTGCCCGGCTCGTGCAGCATCAGATTAAGCAATTTTTGAAGATCAAGGTTTCAGTGGTCATGAGTAATTGGAGCTCGTTTCCGGACGAAGTTCCTGCAGTGTATCATAATTTGCTTTCCGTGTTTACCGATTATATCGGGTTCCAAACGGAGAGCTTTTTTCATGACCTGCAGGAGCGAAGCGTAGAGGCTATACGCCCCTTGTCCGTATTGTACGTGGCTCCAACGTTCATGCAATTGCTGGAGGTCGAGAACTGGAGCGCCGCGGAAGAGAAAATCAGAAAAGTATTCGAAGAGCTGGCGCGCCGGGAAAATAAAACGAAAGAACATGTTTTCGAAGCGTACATCACGATTTTGCAAGCTTTTTCCTATTACGTTCATAAGAAAGGGAAGCGCTTCTATGACATCTTCGGCCGGGAAGCCGAAAAAATGCTGAAGCTCGATGCCGGTTGGAGCATCGAGCCGTTGCGGGAATGGTCTCTGCAGAGTCTGCAGCAGTTGAAAACTTATAGCGGGAGCATGTCGGATCGCTTCCGCAACGATCTCATCAAGCAGGTCATCCGTTTCGTCAACGAGCAAGTGAAAGACGTTACGCTGCAGTCGGTGGCGGATCACGTTCATCTGCATCCCGTTTACGTCTCTAATTTGTTCAAGTCCGAAACAGGCGACAATTTTTCCAACTACGTGCTTCGTGTGCGGATGGATAAGGCGTTGCAGCTTCTGAAACAGAAGGATCTGAAAATCAATCAGATCGCGCAAGAGGTCGGGTATCAAAAGCCTCAATACTTTATCAAGCTGTTCAAAAATCATTACGGCATGACGCCGCAGGAATATAAGAACGGGCTGTAA
- a CDS encoding extracellular solute-binding protein: MTGRALHLFAVMVFLMFFTLIGACQGIGPFAVGTPDASEAVSSEGEDAAGVPQTFVTVKMIMPGDESARMREFADNELNERLKKELNLKLELTYIPWSDYQSKLELALSTGEEYDLFWYGTPFVSDYKTKGYIQPLDMLLHKYGRDLTANIPADNFKLDQIDGKLWAIPSQAFTSAGKFTSVMVRQDLLESVGMKAIRTISDLETFYDKMYAVDPSYYGYLETDRGQDVLWRELSDQPLTFLDENQMFAVNENTGELVNYLESDLYKKVAHVRQRWVGMGLIDKNLVGNPAANIDQENAGKLLFRVGAVSRAMENLQTAQNADAAARLREYYLSPDKPKYIAAPSNEAYMIPAKARHPERAMRLMNWILQSKEHYNFIIYGIEGKDYRIENGKIKLLTNDQLMYEWMWRNKKYFMAPANVDDSVVQDMMHNDDNAQISRIFGFHFDQEPVKKEYAKLLAVYNEKFVPINIGIVSYEKQYDSAIAALKKSGYDKVWAELQQQYAAFRASQPSPAGQEE; the protein is encoded by the coding sequence ATGACCGGCAGAGCATTGCATCTGTTCGCGGTGATGGTTTTCTTGATGTTTTTCACGCTGATTGGCGCCTGCCAAGGCATCGGCCCGTTCGCTGTGGGCACGCCCGACGCCTCGGAAGCCGTTTCGTCCGAAGGCGAAGATGCCGCTGGCGTACCGCAAACCTTCGTTACCGTAAAGATGATCATGCCGGGCGACGAGTCGGCCCGCATGCGGGAGTTCGCCGATAACGAGCTGAACGAACGGTTAAAGAAGGAATTGAATCTGAAGCTGGAATTGACCTATATCCCGTGGTCGGACTATCAATCGAAGCTCGAGCTCGCTCTGTCCACCGGCGAAGAATACGATTTGTTCTGGTACGGAACGCCGTTCGTGTCGGACTACAAGACAAAAGGATACATCCAGCCGCTCGATATGCTGCTGCATAAGTATGGGCGGGATCTGACGGCCAACATACCGGCGGACAACTTTAAGCTGGACCAAATCGACGGGAAGCTGTGGGCGATTCCTTCCCAAGCCTTTACCTCGGCGGGGAAATTTACATCGGTCATGGTTCGCCAGGATTTGCTTGAGTCCGTCGGGATGAAGGCCATTCGGACGATATCGGATCTGGAGACATTTTACGACAAAATGTATGCCGTTGACCCGAGTTACTACGGATATTTGGAAACGGACCGCGGCCAAGACGTTCTATGGCGCGAGCTGTCGGATCAGCCGCTCACTTTTCTGGACGAGAACCAAATGTTCGCCGTGAACGAAAACACCGGAGAGCTCGTGAATTATCTGGAATCCGATCTGTATAAAAAGGTGGCGCATGTCCGGCAGCGATGGGTCGGCATGGGGCTGATCGATAAAAACCTCGTGGGCAATCCGGCCGCCAATATCGATCAAGAGAATGCGGGCAAGCTGCTGTTTCGCGTCGGTGCCGTTTCCCGGGCGATGGAAAACCTGCAAACGGCTCAAAATGCGGATGCGGCGGCGAGGCTTAGGGAGTACTATCTGTCGCCGGACAAGCCGAAATATATCGCTGCGCCTTCCAACGAAGCGTATATGATTCCGGCGAAAGCCCGGCATCCGGAACGGGCCATGCGACTCATGAATTGGATTCTGCAAAGCAAGGAGCATTACAACTTTATCATTTACGGTATAGAAGGCAAGGATTACCGGATCGAGAACGGCAAGATCAAGCTGCTGACGAACGATCAGCTGATGTACGAGTGGATGTGGCGGAACAAAAAATATTTCATGGCCCCGGCCAATGTCGACGATTCCGTCGTGCAGGACATGATGCATAACGACGATAACGCCCAAATATCGCGGATATTCGGGTTTCATTTCGACCAGGAGCCGGTGAAGAAAGAATACGCCAAGTTGCTCGCGGTATATAACGAGAAGTTCGTTCCTATCAACATAGGAATCGTCAGTTACGAAAAGCAATACGACAGCGCGATCGCCGCGCTCAAGAAATCCGGCTACGACAAGGTTTGGGCTGAACTGCAGCAGCAATATGCGGCATTCCGGGCGAGCCAGCCGTCCCCTGCGGGTCAGGAGGAATAA